A stretch of the Sulfurimonas sp. HSL3-1 genome encodes the following:
- a CDS encoding lipid A biosynthesis lauroyl acyltransferase, whose protein sequence is MILYYFFRAVEFCLMLLPYALRKAFFTGLASLAYAVDRQHRAVIRRNLEIAFGENVGEAEEKTIARYCYRNLLLNFLQVLENQRMTPQRQAELVTFANRDIVNRAREAGRPVIFVSGHFGNWELGATAIASQIMPTVSIHKQLNNPYFDRYLLASRSRLQMHMAEKHGAVKHLTRALKKGEAVSLMIDQNIRPRESIFVDFFGTQVTQTSAPAFLARKYNAAVIPVFIHTENEQHYTVRFEEEVPVPHTENAEEDIRIATQRQSDVMERIIREEPKFWFWCHRRWKGGSKGIYEA, encoded by the coding sequence ATGATCCTCTACTATTTTTTCCGCGCCGTCGAGTTTTGCCTGATGCTCCTGCCCTACGCCCTGCGCAAAGCCTTCTTTACCGGCCTCGCCTCCCTCGCCTACGCGGTCGACCGCCAGCACCGCGCCGTCATCCGCCGCAACCTCGAGATCGCCTTCGGGGAAAACGTCGGAGAAGCCGAGGAGAAGACGATCGCGCGCTACTGTTACCGTAACCTGCTGCTGAACTTCCTGCAGGTCCTCGAAAACCAGCGCATGACCCCGCAGCGGCAGGCGGAACTGGTCACCTTTGCCAACCGCGACATCGTCAACCGCGCCCGGGAGGCGGGACGCCCCGTTATCTTCGTCTCCGGGCATTTCGGCAACTGGGAGCTCGGAGCGACGGCCATCGCCTCGCAGATCATGCCCACCGTCAGCATCCACAAGCAGCTCAACAACCCCTACTTCGACCGCTACCTGCTCGCATCGCGTTCGCGCCTGCAGATGCATATGGCGGAGAAACACGGCGCCGTCAAACACCTGACCCGGGCGCTGAAAAAAGGCGAAGCCGTCTCGCTGATGATCGACCAGAACATCCGGCCGCGGGAGAGCATCTTCGTCGATTTCTTCGGGACGCAGGTGACCCAGACCTCCGCGCCCGCCTTCCTGGCGCGCAAATACAACGCGGCGGTCATCCCCGTCTTTATCCATACCGAGAATGAGCAGCACTATACGGTCCGTTTCGAAGAGGAGGTTCCCGTGCCGCATACGGAGAACGCCGAAGAGGATATCCGCATCGCGACACAGCGCCAGTCCGATGTGATGGAACGGATCATCCGGGAGGAGCCGAAGTTCTGGTTCTGGTGCCACCGCCGCTGGAAAGGCGGGAGCAAGGGGATCTACGAGGCGTAG